A genomic segment from Micromonospora echinaurantiaca encodes:
- a CDS encoding peptidoglycan DD-metalloendopeptidase family protein, with protein sequence MYPRRWAGFATATLATAGLVLAATVHTAVAAPAGGTVEAAVTAKLLEQGRLAGSVAADRPDTRIAVTRQGGRWAFGTAVAVAPRTEDAHPVGAVFLAHGRAGAWRVAFDGESGFAALAAESPLVSPAEKAVFSTAPSPMYAGGDYRTGMALPFAVGQTWTLSGGPHGWGGSETPYSSVDLAGGDQVVRAARAGTAYTMCQGWIRVIHDRGYSTDYYHLWSSISVNGAAVGQGAYLGYTGTDVTCGGAAYGRHVHLGLRQNGAYVPIAGHDIGKWVFGNGAAAYQGGARHGSAWVGAGGAVHNYGALGLTQAVVDANGGGTLTRRAGPGTGYAVLGSVADGATVSISCSANGTTHTGRYGATALWDRLTDGSWVSDAYLWTGVNGPVNGWC encoded by the coding sequence ATGTACCCACGACGATGGGCTGGCTTCGCCACCGCGACGCTGGCCACGGCGGGCCTGGTCCTGGCCGCCACGGTGCACACCGCCGTGGCGGCGCCGGCCGGCGGCACGGTCGAGGCCGCGGTGACCGCGAAGCTGCTGGAGCAGGGCCGGCTCGCCGGGTCGGTGGCCGCCGACCGACCCGACACCCGGATCGCGGTCACCCGGCAGGGCGGCCGCTGGGCGTTCGGCACGGCCGTCGCGGTCGCGCCGCGGACCGAGGACGCGCACCCGGTCGGCGCGGTCTTCTTGGCCCACGGCCGGGCCGGCGCCTGGCGGGTGGCGTTCGACGGCGAGTCCGGCTTCGCCGCGTTGGCCGCCGAGTCGCCGCTGGTCAGCCCCGCGGAGAAGGCCGTCTTCAGCACCGCGCCGAGCCCGATGTACGCCGGTGGCGACTACCGCACCGGGATGGCCCTGCCGTTCGCCGTCGGGCAGACCTGGACGCTGAGCGGCGGCCCGCACGGCTGGGGCGGCAGCGAGACGCCGTACAGCTCGGTCGACCTCGCCGGAGGTGACCAGGTGGTCCGGGCCGCGCGGGCCGGCACCGCGTACACCATGTGCCAGGGCTGGATCCGGGTGATCCACGACCGGGGTTACTCGACCGATTACTACCACCTGTGGAGCAGCATCTCGGTCAACGGGGCGGCGGTCGGTCAGGGCGCGTACCTCGGCTACACCGGCACAGACGTCACCTGTGGCGGGGCCGCCTACGGTCGGCACGTCCACCTCGGACTGCGGCAGAACGGCGCGTACGTGCCGATCGCCGGGCACGACATCGGCAAGTGGGTGTTCGGCAACGGTGCGGCGGCCTACCAGGGCGGGGCGCGGCACGGCTCGGCGTGGGTCGGCGCCGGTGGCGCGGTCCACAACTACGGTGCCCTGGGCCTCACCCAGGCGGTCGTGGACGCCAACGGCGGCGGCACGTTGACCCGCCGGGCCGGCCCGGGCACCGGCTACGCCGTGCTGGGGTCGGTCGCTGACGGCGCCACCGTGAGCATCTCCTGCTCGGCGAACGGCACCACGCACACCGGCCGGTACGGCGCCACCGCGCTCTGGGATCGGCTCACCGACGGCAGTTGGGTC
- a CDS encoding class I SAM-dependent methyltransferase, translating to MPTDIRDTEYTFDNGSPEAVPQLRALESFLDPITAGRIAPPLLAPGGVCWEIGAGGGSVARAMARAVGPAGRVLATDIDTGHLAPAANLEVRRHDVRTDPAPGDAFDLIHARLVLLHLPDRRRVLGTLAGALAPGGWLVVEEFDCSAPLRVLTAPTDDAAKLFTQVTDAMLGILQSHGADLAWAQDVHAELAAAGLLEVDTVTHSQSWPGGSVGASLYATNSRQLEPELLDTGLSPGQLEAFRKLLRDPAFAVMSYQFVSTRGRRPAGR from the coding sequence ATGCCGACAGACATCCGTGACACCGAGTACACCTTCGACAACGGCTCCCCGGAGGCGGTGCCCCAGTTGCGGGCGCTGGAGTCGTTCCTGGACCCGATCACGGCCGGCCGGATCGCCCCGCCGCTGCTCGCCCCGGGCGGCGTGTGCTGGGAGATCGGCGCCGGCGGCGGTTCGGTGGCCCGGGCCATGGCACGGGCGGTCGGCCCGGCCGGTCGGGTGCTGGCGACCGACATCGACACCGGGCACCTCGCCCCGGCGGCCAACCTCGAGGTACGCCGGCACGACGTGCGCACCGACCCGGCGCCCGGCGACGCCTTCGACCTGATCCACGCCCGGTTGGTGCTGCTGCACCTGCCGGACCGGCGGCGGGTGCTGGGCACGCTGGCCGGCGCGCTGGCTCCCGGCGGGTGGCTGGTGGTGGAGGAGTTCGACTGCTCCGCGCCGCTGCGGGTGCTGACCGCGCCGACCGACGACGCGGCGAAGCTCTTCACCCAGGTGACCGACGCGATGCTCGGCATCCTGCAGAGCCACGGCGCCGATCTGGCCTGGGCGCAGGACGTGCACGCCGAGCTGGCGGCGGCGGGCCTGCTGGAGGTGGACACGGTGACCCACTCGCAGAGCTGGCCCGGCGGTTCGGTCGGCGCCTCCCTGTACGCGACGAACTCCCGGCAGCTGGAGCCGGAGCTGCTCGACACGGGGCTGTCGCCGGGCCAGCTGGAGGCGTTCCGCAAGCTCCTGCGCGACCCGGCGTTCGCGGTGATGTCCTACCAGTTCGTCTCGACCAGGGGCCGGCGCCCGGCGGGACGGTGA
- a CDS encoding ABC transporter ATP-binding protein — MLRTERLCVGYAGGIVLHEVSLDVAPGTVQAVVGRNGAGKTTLVHTVAGLVRPYGGRIEIGGTQVAGRQPHRIARSGVGLVPQGRRVFSRLTVAEHLALAAAPWRAATPGGEGWTVARILELLPRLAVRLRHRGDQLSGGEQQMLAIARALLGQPRVLLLDEPCEGLAPELAARVRDLVGALARTGLTVLLVEQQLHHAIAVADRIAVLEYGRVVYDRPADEARADPGALAAMLSVAAVAEPPAPRPVPGLWADPGQPTRPFATGMSDDADRHP, encoded by the coding sequence ATGCTGCGCACGGAGCGGCTCTGCGTGGGCTACGCCGGCGGGATCGTGCTGCACGAGGTGAGCCTCGACGTGGCGCCCGGCACCGTGCAGGCGGTGGTGGGCCGCAACGGCGCCGGCAAGACCACGCTCGTGCACACCGTCGCCGGGTTGGTGCGCCCGTACGGCGGGCGGATCGAGATCGGCGGGACGCAGGTCGCCGGCCGGCAGCCACACCGGATCGCCCGGTCCGGGGTCGGTCTCGTGCCGCAGGGCCGGCGGGTCTTCTCCCGGTTGACAGTGGCCGAGCACCTCGCCCTGGCCGCCGCGCCGTGGCGGGCCGCGACGCCCGGCGGCGAGGGCTGGACGGTCGCCCGGATCCTGGAGCTGCTGCCCCGGTTGGCGGTCCGGCTACGCCACCGCGGCGACCAGCTGTCCGGCGGCGAGCAGCAGATGCTGGCGATCGCCCGGGCGCTGCTCGGCCAGCCTCGGGTGCTGCTGCTCGACGAGCCGTGCGAGGGCCTCGCCCCGGAGCTGGCGGCCCGGGTCCGCGACCTCGTCGGCGCCCTCGCCCGGACCGGGCTCACCGTGCTGCTGGTCGAGCAGCAGCTGCACCACGCCATCGCGGTCGCGGACCGGATCGCGGTGCTCGAGTACGGCCGGGTGGTCTACGACCGCCCCGCGGACGAGGCCCGGGCCGACCCGGGCGCGCTGGCGGCGATGCTCAGCGTCGCCGCGGTCGCGGAGCCGCCGGCTCCCCGACCGGTGCCCGGACTCTGGGCCGACCCCGGGCAACCGACCCGACCATTCGCGACAGGGATGAGCGACGATGCCGACAGACATCCGTGA
- a CDS encoding ABC transporter ATP-binding protein, protein MTPLLAARGVTVRYGSLAALDGVDLRIDHGQRHALIGPNGAGKTTLLGVLGGSIPAGGGRVLLAGRDVTRLGPAARARRGVGRIHQRPAVWSTLTAAENVVVAALPHAVRPGRWRPGGKRRAAERAAATLLARVGLPELADVPAGRLAHGQRRQLEIAVALAGRPRLLLLDEPAAGLSAVEVERLVEFLRELPRAVAVLLVEHRLDLVYALCDAVTVLRDGRTLATGTPAEIRASGPVRQAYAEGVT, encoded by the coding sequence GTGACGCCGCTGCTCGCCGCCCGCGGCGTCACCGTGCGCTACGGGTCGCTGGCCGCGCTGGACGGGGTGGACCTGCGGATCGACCACGGCCAGCGGCACGCGCTGATCGGGCCGAACGGGGCCGGCAAGACCACCCTGCTCGGCGTGCTCGGCGGGTCGATCCCGGCGGGCGGCGGCCGGGTGCTGCTCGCCGGCCGGGACGTCACCCGGCTCGGCCCGGCCGCCCGGGCCCGCCGCGGCGTCGGCCGGATCCACCAACGCCCGGCCGTCTGGTCGACGCTGACCGCGGCCGAGAACGTCGTGGTCGCCGCGCTGCCGCACGCGGTGCGGCCCGGCCGCTGGCGTCCGGGCGGGAAGCGGCGCGCCGCCGAACGCGCCGCGGCCACCCTGCTGGCCCGGGTGGGGCTGCCCGAACTCGCCGATGTCCCCGCCGGCCGGCTCGCCCACGGCCAGCGCCGCCAGTTGGAGATCGCCGTGGCGCTGGCCGGCCGTCCCCGGCTGCTGCTGCTCGACGAGCCGGCCGCCGGGCTGTCCGCCGTGGAGGTCGAGCGGCTGGTGGAGTTCCTCCGGGAACTGCCGCGCGCCGTCGCCGTGCTGCTGGTCGAGCACCGGCTGGACCTGGTGTACGCGCTCTGCGACGCGGTGACCGTGCTGCGCGACGGTCGGACGCTGGCCACCGGGACACCGGCCGAGATCCGCGCCTCCGGCCCGGTCCGGCAGGCGTACGCGGAAGGGGTGACCTGA